One Procambarus clarkii isolate CNS0578487 chromosome 15, FALCON_Pclarkii_2.0, whole genome shotgun sequence DNA segment encodes these proteins:
- the LOC138365021 gene encoding uncharacterized protein, producing the protein MVPGEGQDGSWRRSGWFLEKVRMVPGEGRDGSWRRSGWFLEKVVMVPGEGRDGSWRRSGWFLEKVRMVPGEGQDGSWRRSGWFLEKVRMVSGEGRDGSWRRSGWFLEKVGMVPGEGQDGSWRRSGWFLEKVRMVPGEGRDGSWRRSGWFLEKVVMVPGEGRDGSWRRSGWFLEKVRMVPGEGRDCSWRRSGWFMEKVRMVPGEGQDGSWRRSGWFLEKVVMVPGEGRDGSWRRSGWFMEKVRMVHGEGRDGSWRRSGWFLEKVGMVPGEGQDGSWRRSGWFLEKVGMVPGEGRDGSWRRSGWFLEKVVMVPGEGQDGSWRRSGWFLEKVRMVPGEGRDGSWRRSGWFMEKVRMVHGEGRDGSWRRSGWFLEKVGMVPGEGQDGSWRRSGWFMEKVRMVPGEGRDGSWRRSGWFLEKVGMVPGEGQDGSWRRSGWFLEKVGMVPGEGRDGSWRRSGWFLEKVGMVHGEGRDGSWRRS; encoded by the coding sequence ATGGTTCCTGGAGAAGGTCAGGATGGTTCCTGGAGAAGGTCAGGATGGTTCCTGGAGAAGGTCAGGATGGTTCCTGGAGAAGGTCGGGATGGTTCCTGGAGAAGGTCAGGATGGTTCCTGGAGAAGGTCGTGATGGTTCCTGGAGAAGGTCGGGATGGTTCCTGGAGAAGGTCAGGATGGTTCCTGGAGAAGGTCAGGATGGTTCCTGGAGAAGGTCAGGATGGTTCCTGGAGAAGGTCGGGATGGTTCCTGGAGAAGGTCAGGATGGTTAGTGGAGAAGGTCGTGATGGTTCCTGGAGAAGGTCAGGATGGTTCCTGGAGAAGGTCGGGATGGTTCCTGGAGAAGGTCAGGATGGTTCCTGGAGAAGGTCGGGATGGTTCCTGGAGAAGGTCAGGATGGTTCCTGGAGAAGGTCGTGATGGTTCCTGGAGAAGGTCAGGATGGTTCCTGGAGAAGGTCGTGATGGTTCCTGGAGAAGGTCGGGATGGTTCCTGGAGAAGGTCAGGATGGTTCCTGGAGAAGGTCAGGATGGTTCCTGGAGAAGGTCGGGATTGTTCCTGGAGAAGGTCAGGATGGTTCATGGAGAAGGTCAGGATGGTTCCTGGAGAAGGTCAGGATGGTTCCTGGAGAAGGTCAGGATGGTTCCTGGAGAAGGTCGTGATGGTTCCTGGAGAAGGTCGTGATGGTTCCTGGAGAAGGTCGGGATGGTTCATGGAGAAGGTCAGGATGGTTCATGGAGAAGGTCGGGATGGTTCATGGAGAAGGTCAGGATGGTTCCTGGAGAAGGTCGGGATGGTTCCTGGAGAAGGTCAGGATGGTTCCTGGAGAAGGTCGGGATGGTTCTTGGAGAAGGTCGGGATGGTTCCTGGAGAAGGTCGGGATGGTTCATGGAGAAGGTCGGGATGGTTCCTGGAGAAGGTCGTGATGGTTCCTGGAGAAGGTCAGGATGGTTCATGGAGAAGGTCAGGATGGTTCCTGGAGAAGGTCAGGATGGTTCCTGGAGAAGGTCGTGATGGTTCCTGGAGAAGGTCGGGATGGTTCATGGAGAAGGTCAGGATGGTTCATGGAGAAGGTCGGGATGGTTCATGGAGAAGGTCAGGATGGTTCCTGGAGAAGGTCGGGATGGTTCCTGGAGAAGGTCAGGATGGTTCATGGAGAAGGTCGGGATGGTTCATGGAGAAGGTCAGGATGGTTCCTGGAGAAGGTCGGGATGGTTCCTGGAGAAGGTCAGGATGGTTCCTGGAGAAGGTCGGGATGGTTCCTGGAGAAGGTCAGGATGGTTCCTGGAGAAGGTCGGGATGGTTCCTGGAGAAGGTCGGGATGGTTCCTGGAGAAGGTCGGGATGGTTCTTGGAGAAGGTCGGGATGGTTCCTGGAGAAGGTCGGGATGGTTCATGGAGAAGGTCGGGATGGTTCCTGGAGAAGGTCGTGA